One stretch of Pseudomonadota bacterium DNA includes these proteins:
- a CDS encoding succinylglutamate desuccinylase/aspartoacylase family protein: MAYAKSRIWTELDFEKDGKQVGYLHLPHSVTRSAYGTIAIPCAVIRNGAGPSTLLMAGNHGDEYEGQVALGRIIRELHAEDIKGRIIVVPAINLPAAMAGTRVSPVDDRNLNRSFPGNPNGTPTEQIAYYIEAVLAAMCESWLDLHSGGGSLAYVPFASTHLTQDAKLNKRALAALKAFGSPISVIQAFSDEPNMANSAATRNKAIYFGTEAGGTGNVNPDGVKLAYEGTLRALAHFGHLSRRNKRLPIPPAPKKLRWVEIASRDYYVYAPQAGLFEPKVKLGRMVKKDQLYGQVHFVDDPLRPPAEVRFKISGLLVCTRHPGRCERGDCLAHLATDIRR; this comes from the coding sequence ATGGCTTACGCCAAATCGCGGATCTGGACGGAGCTCGACTTCGAGAAGGACGGCAAGCAGGTGGGCTATTTGCACCTGCCGCATTCGGTCACCCGCTCGGCCTACGGCACCATCGCCATTCCCTGCGCCGTCATCCGCAATGGTGCCGGGCCGTCGACGCTGCTGATGGCGGGCAACCACGGCGACGAATATGAAGGGCAGGTGGCGCTCGGCAGGATCATCCGCGAGCTGCACGCCGAGGACATCAAGGGCCGCATCATCGTCGTGCCGGCGATCAATCTCCCGGCCGCCATGGCGGGCACGCGCGTCTCGCCCGTCGACGATCGCAACCTAAACCGCTCGTTTCCGGGAAATCCCAACGGCACGCCGACCGAGCAGATCGCCTACTACATCGAGGCGGTGCTCGCGGCGATGTGCGAGTCCTGGCTCGACTTGCATTCCGGCGGCGGCTCGCTTGCCTATGTGCCCTTCGCTTCGACCCATCTCACCCAGGACGCGAAGCTGAACAAGCGGGCGCTGGCGGCGCTCAAGGCTTTCGGCTCGCCCATCAGCGTGATCCAAGCCTTCTCCGACGAGCCCAACATGGCCAATAGCGCCGCCACCAGAAACAAGGCGATCTACTTCGGCACCGAGGCCGGCGGCACCGGCAACGTCAACCCCGATGGGGTCAAGCTCGCTTATGAGGGGACGCTGCGCGCGCTGGCGCATTTCGGCCATCTCTCGCGACGCAACAAACGCTTGCCTATTCCGCCGGCGCCAAAAAAGCTGCGCTGGGTCGAGATCGCGTCGCGCGACTACTACGTCTATGCGCCGCAAGCCGGGCTGTTCGAGCCGAAGGTGAAGCTGGGCCGCATGGTGAAGAAGGACCAGCTCTACGGCCAGGTGCATTTCGTCGACGACCCGCTGCGCCCACCCGCCGAGGTGCGCTTCAAGATCTCGGGGCTCCTCGTCTGCACGCGCCATCCCGGACGTTGCGAGCGCGGCGATTGTCTGGCCCACCTTGCCACCGATATAAGGCGCTGA
- a CDS encoding valine--tRNA ligase has translation MLDKTYRPNEVETRQYARWEDSGRFASRADSNAKPYTIMMPPPNVTGSLHMGHALTFTVQDVLIRYQRMRGRDVLWQPGSDHAGIATQMVVERQLQSEGKSRQELGREAFIERVWKWKGESGGAITNQLRRLGASPDWARERFTMDDGLSAAVRRVFVDLYRQGLIYKDKRLVNWDPKLLTAISDLEVEPREVKGFLWYLKYPIEGAENQHIIVATSRPETMLGDTGVAVHPDDERYRALVGKHAVLPLVGRRIPIVADDYSDPTKGSGAVKITPAHDFNDFEVGRRHKLEMLNIFDAAAKLNDAVPAAYRGLDRFEARKRIVADLEAKGLVEKIEPLVHTVPHGDRSGVPLEPWLSDQWYCDAKTLAKPAIEAVEQGRTRIVPKQFEAVYCEWMRNIQPWNISRQLWWGHQIPAWYGPDRHIFVAHDAAEAAAEAAKHYGRKVDLVRDPDVLDTWFSSGLWPFSTLGWPEATQHLKRYYPGDVLVTGFDIIFFWVARMIMLGIHFMGDVPFHTVYIHGLVRDAKGQKMSKTKGNTIDPLELIDKYGADALRFTIAASTAQGRDIKLAPSRVEGYRNFATKLWNAARFCDMNGCKPVPGFDPAFCKLPVNRWIVGELASAARRTSESLEEYRFNDAALGLYQAVWGTFCDWYLEFTKPILAGSDAAAAAETRAATAWALDWLLHLLHPFMPFITEEIYEQCGGGLLIQAAWPEPSPNLVDAKAAGELGWLVRLISDIRSLRNEMNVPAGAVIRLQVKGASSETLMRLATYGDLVRRLARVEEPQAVEGAFEKGSVQLILEEASFALPLAGVIDLAAERVRLAKEVDKLTGEIDKSEKKLGNESFVAKAPPEVVEEQRERLMEANQVRAKLQQALRHIERA, from the coding sequence ATGCTCGACAAGACCTATCGACCGAACGAGGTCGAGACCCGCCAATATGCCCGTTGGGAAGACTCCGGCCGCTTCGCCAGCCGGGCCGACTCCAACGCCAAGCCCTACACGATCATGATGCCGCCGCCGAACGTGACCGGCAGCCTGCATATGGGCCACGCGCTGACCTTCACCGTGCAGGACGTGCTGATCCGCTATCAGCGCATGCGCGGCCGCGACGTGCTGTGGCAGCCCGGCAGCGACCATGCCGGCATCGCCACCCAGATGGTGGTGGAGCGCCAGCTGCAGAGCGAAGGCAAGAGCCGACAGGAGCTCGGGCGCGAGGCATTCATCGAGCGGGTGTGGAAGTGGAAGGGCGAGTCCGGCGGGGCCATCACCAACCAGCTCCGCCGCTTGGGCGCCTCGCCCGACTGGGCGCGCGAGCGCTTCACCATGGATGACGGGCTCTCGGCCGCCGTCCGCAGGGTCTTCGTCGACCTCTACCGGCAAGGCCTGATCTACAAGGACAAGCGGCTGGTCAACTGGGACCCCAAGCTGCTGACCGCGATCTCCGACCTCGAGGTCGAGCCGCGGGAGGTTAAGGGCTTTCTCTGGTACCTTAAATATCCGATAGAAGGCGCTGAAAACCAACATATTATCGTTGCCACCAGCCGCCCGGAAACGATGCTGGGCGACACCGGCGTGGCGGTCCATCCCGACGACGAGCGCTACCGTGCCCTGGTGGGCAAGCATGCGGTGCTGCCGCTCGTCGGCCGCCGCATCCCCATCGTCGCCGACGACTATTCGGACCCGACCAAAGGCTCCGGCGCGGTCAAGATCACTCCGGCCCACGACTTCAACGATTTCGAGGTCGGACGCCGGCACAAGCTGGAGATGCTCAACATCTTCGACGCGGCGGCGAAGCTCAACGACGCCGTGCCCGCCGCCTATCGCGGTCTCGATCGCTTCGAGGCGCGCAAGCGCATCGTCGCCGACCTCGAGGCCAAGGGGCTGGTGGAGAAGATCGAGCCCTTGGTGCACACCGTGCCCCATGGCGACCGCTCCGGCGTGCCCTTGGAGCCCTGGCTCTCCGATCAGTGGTATTGCGATGCGAAGACGCTGGCGAAGCCGGCGATCGAGGCGGTCGAGCAGGGCCGCACCCGGATCGTGCCAAAGCAGTTCGAGGCGGTGTACTGCGAGTGGATGCGCAACATCCAGCCTTGGAACATCTCGCGCCAGCTCTGGTGGGGGCACCAGATCCCGGCCTGGTACGGGCCCGACCGGCACATCTTCGTCGCCCACGACGCGGCCGAAGCCGCCGCGGAGGCGGCGAAGCACTACGGCCGGAAGGTGGATCTGGTCCGCGATCCCGATGTCCTCGACACCTGGTTCTCCTCCGGGCTCTGGCCGTTCTCGACCCTCGGCTGGCCCGAGGCGACCCAGCACCTCAAGCGCTACTACCCCGGCGACGTGCTGGTCACCGGCTTCGACATCATCTTCTTCTGGGTCGCCCGCATGATCATGCTGGGGATCCACTTCATGGGCGATGTGCCGTTCCACACGGTCTACATCCATGGCCTGGTGCGCGACGCCAAGGGCCAGAAGATGTCGAAGACCAAGGGCAACACCATCGATCCCCTGGAGCTCATCGACAAATACGGTGCCGACGCGCTCCGCTTCACCATCGCCGCTTCGACCGCGCAGGGCCGCGACATCAAGCTCGCGCCATCGCGGGTCGAGGGCTATCGCAACTTTGCGACCAAGCTCTGGAATGCCGCGCGGTTCTGCGACATGAACGGATGCAAGCCGGTCCCCGGCTTCGATCCGGCCTTCTGCAAGCTGCCGGTCAACCGCTGGATCGTGGGCGAGCTGGCGAGTGCGGCCAGGCGCACCTCGGAGTCCCTCGAGGAGTACCGTTTCAACGACGCGGCCCTCGGTCTCTACCAGGCGGTCTGGGGCACCTTTTGCGATTGGTATCTGGAGTTCACCAAGCCGATCCTGGCCGGCTCCGATGCCGCCGCTGCGGCCGAGACCCGGGCCGCAACCGCCTGGGCGCTCGACTGGCTCTTGCACCTCTTGCACCCGTTCATGCCGTTCATCACCGAGGAGATCTACGAGCAGTGCGGCGGCGGTCTCCTGATCCAAGCGGCATGGCCCGAGCCATCACCAAACCTCGTCGATGCCAAAGCGGCGGGCGAGCTGGGTTGGCTGGTCCGGCTCATCTCCGACATTCGCTCGCTGCGCAACGAGATGAACGTGCCCGCCGGCGCCGTCATCCGCTTGCAGGTGAAGGGGGCCTCGAGCGAGACGCTCATGCGGCTCGCGACCTATGGCGATCTCGTCCGGCGCTTGGCGCGGGTCGAGGAGCCGCAGGCGGTCGAAGGCGCGTTCGAGAAGGGCTCGGTCCAGCTCATTCTCGAGGAGGCGAGCTTCGCCTTGCCGCTGGCCGGCGTCATCGACCTCGCCGCCGAGCGGGTTCGTTTGGCGAAGGAGGTGGACAAGCTCACGGGCGAGATCGACAAGAGCGAGAAGAAGCTCGGCAATGAGAGCTTCGTCGCCAAGGCGCCGCCCGAGGTGGTGGAGGAGCAGCGCGAACGGCTGATGGAAGCAAACCAGGTCAGGGCCAAGCTGCAGCAGGCCCTCCGGCATATCGAGAGGGCATAG